One window of the Rhipicephalus sanguineus isolate Rsan-2018 chromosome 4, BIME_Rsan_1.4, whole genome shotgun sequence genome contains the following:
- the LOC119391279 gene encoding TNF receptor-associated factor 6, with protein sequence MGQTTSSHKHGECGSSNQSLTAASTFNPFLRSSTASDRDTCRSGYMLKGFDSPILRPERRVSFVQRLSKHRVCVLCREVPSRVIPLPCEHVGCYGCVAVACRSLKDKRRPVCPDDGATLVIHKVRVVDNSDHLFQKTVLCLNSPFGCPHQCKLEELQGHCEECQFTLVTCELCEKDVRKCDYKQHYEHCSQRNPAGGLAIHQ encoded by the coding sequence ATGGGGCAAACAACATCCAGTCACAAACATGGCGAATGCGGAAGCAGCAACCAAAGTTTGACTGCAGCAAGCACGTTCAACCCTTTCCTGCGGAGCAGCACCGCGTCCGACCGAGACACCTGCAGGTCAGGTTATATGCTGAAAGGATTCGACAGCCCCATCCTCAGGCCTGAAAGACGTGTCTCCTTCGTGCAACGCCTCTCCAAACACCGGGTGTGCGTCCTCTGCAGAGAGGTTCCGTCCCGGGTCATCCCACTGCCATGCGAGCATGTCGGATGTTACGGATGCGTTGCGGTCGCCTGCCGCAGTCTCAAAGACAAGCGCCGCCCCGTCTGTCCTGATGACGGTGCTACGCTGGTCATTCACAAGGTCAGGGTTGTGGACAACTCGGACCACCTGTTCCAGAAAACGGTGCTGTGCCTAAACTCTCCGTTCGGCTGCCCGCACCAGTGCAAGCTAGAAGAGCTCCAGGGCCACTGTGAGGAATGCCAGTTTACCCTTGTTACCTGCGAACTCTGCGAAAAAGACGTACGGAAGTGCGACTACAAGCAGCATTACGAGCATTGCTCTCAACGGAACCCGGCCGGAGGACTGGCCATCCATCAGTGA